The following proteins are co-located in the Salinigranum halophilum genome:
- a CDS encoding amino acid ABC transporter ATP-binding protein, which produces MSSPGVLLEFDSVDKYFGETHVLKDVSLDIDEGDVTVVIGPSGSGKSTLLRCANRLEEIQGGEIRLEGQSISAPDADIDRLRQRIGMVFQSFNLFPHKTALENVTLAPRKVRGVDKTTARERADRLLDRVGLGNQKASYPNQLSGGQQQRVAIARALAMDPRVMLFDEVTSALDPELVGEVLGVMRDLAAEGMTMMVVTHEMGFAREVGDRIVLMADGKIVETAPPEKFFEDPETERAKQFLSRML; this is translated from the coding sequence ATGAGCTCTCCCGGCGTGCTCTTGGAGTTCGACTCGGTGGACAAGTACTTCGGCGAGACGCACGTCCTCAAAGACGTCTCGCTCGACATCGACGAGGGCGACGTCACCGTCGTCATCGGCCCTTCGGGGTCGGGCAAGTCCACCTTGCTCCGGTGTGCGAACCGATTAGAGGAGATACAGGGCGGAGAGATTCGGCTGGAGGGACAGTCCATCTCCGCACCCGACGCCGACATCGACCGCCTCCGGCAGCGCATCGGCATGGTGTTCCAGTCGTTCAACCTCTTCCCGCACAAGACGGCGCTCGAGAACGTCACGCTCGCGCCAAGGAAGGTCCGCGGGGTCGACAAAACCACCGCCCGTGAGCGGGCCGACCGACTTCTCGACCGGGTCGGCCTCGGCAACCAGAAGGCGTCGTACCCGAACCAGCTCTCCGGCGGCCAGCAACAGCGCGTCGCCATCGCCCGTGCGCTCGCGATGGACCCGCGGGTGATGCTGTTCGACGAGGTGACGAGCGCGCTCGACCCCGAACTCGTCGGCGAGGTGCTCGGTGTCATGCGCGACCTCGCAGCGGAGGGGATGACGATGATGGTCGTCACCCACGAGATGGGCTTCGCCCGCGAAGTGGGCGACCGTATCGTCCTGATGGCCGACGGGAAAATCGTCGAGACCGCGCCGCCCGAGAAGTTCTTCGAGGACCCCGAGACCGAGCGGGCGAAGCAGTTCCTCTCGCGGATGCTGTAG